TGTTCTGGACAAGCAGCTCAGAACACGCAGCTCTTACATATAAAATTGACTTGCTCTGAGTATGAAGTAACTTGCCTGACAGGGAAACGTACTCATCCCATACTAGGAGACTGTTGCCCGTTTCTTTAACACCCCGTTAACTTTTCGGGTTGTTATCAAATGTTCACATCAAAATCTATTGAACAAAAGCTCAGGTCCTAGCTAACAAACCAgtccgttttgttttgtttttgacagtTGTGTCATATTATCTGCAAAACTACTGAAAGCtcgatcttgaatgtaaacaacaacagctttccgGACCCGTtgattatcgggactttcgataAACGGGTCCCTGGGTTGTTTTCGAGGTCAGATTTCGGGATTTAATCCCCGACCAATACACTGGACACTCGTGATTTTTAATGTCACCTTTTTTTGCAGACCTCACAGAATGGAAATAAGAAAATGACCATCGAAGTGTCTACGAAAAGGAAAAACAGCCTTCCGATAGTAGACTGGGCACCGCAAAGTCAAGTGGACTCGCAATTAACAGTTGAATTGGGTCCCGTATGCTTTGTGTATTAGCTGCTGACCGTAGAGACGGCTCTTACATTGTACATTGTCGAATTTGCTTAAACTATTATAGcgcaaagaaacaaaaggtcaAGTTGGAACATTTAGATGTTCTTTTATTATAGCGGTTGTCGATTTTTGTTCTTCTTAGGTGATTTTGTTGAAGCAGGTGAGCGATATTCGTATTTACGATCACGATAATAGTCATTAGAAAAGATTTACGGATTCCAAGCAACGACACTTTatgctgttatttttattttgtgtgttCTATATTATAGCTTAAAATAAATGTTAACGTGAACCCTATACATATTTTGTCGCTTACTTTTAAACAACTTCCCCTCATTTGCCACTCAAGAAACGAGAGGGGAACTGGGTGGAGTTAACTTTCGCTAAGAATTCTGGGACTGTTACCAgtgacgcgccggtcagctattggccaattttttccatGTCCCCAGTAAGGGTCCCATAAGTCTTTGCGAGAGTTAATTCGGTCCCGTCCTCTCGTGTCTTAAGTGTAAACGTTCTCATCCCTAGTGGGACTTCAATCGCCGAATTGGCTAGCCCTTTgcaaaacttggtcacgtgcttGGGTACCACTTAGCAACGGCTCGCTGAATGGCAAGCAATCCAAGCGTTTATTCAGATCACAAAGCTTTGAATGCGATCGGGCGAAGCCTTCCTTGTTTAATTAAAACGTCTTTTAGGTCTCCTAATGCAGTCATTTCGGTTGATTTTCAAGAGAATGATTAAACTAGGAATGCTCCGTTTGAGTAACTCGGAGCGTACTCAAAGCTTTGTGATCGGAATGAACCCTCAGATGGCTTGCCATCCTGCGAGCCGTTATTAAGTGGTATCCAAGCACGTGACTAAGTTCAGCAAAGGGCCTGTTGCCTGACATAGCAGTCGGTACTACCTGGCACTAATGCGACATAAAATCACGGCAGTCTTCGGCAACAGAGGTCGTCGAGGTCACCTGAGTCTTGGCCACTGGTTAAACACCTGCATTTGTTTCACACATTGTGCTACCCGACCGCTTACAAGAAGGGTGTCCCGTATGGTGAGGCCCTGAGCCGCTGAGGATACGCCGAATCTGTTCCACAGATGCTCTTTTTGATAGGCGTGCAGAGGAATTGTAGTTGACTCGTTAGCAGTCGGTTATGTTAGGGGGCATGTTCGAAGGGAAAAAGATAGAATACGAGGAAATCCTAAGCTGAATTCCTTAGCAGACACCtcggtaaaacggacacttagagttgatCCCTGATCCCTgcctttctttcatttctttttttggctgacatctctctaagaccgACTCTTTGTGCTGGTCACGCCCAAAGTTGTCCGTCCTAGGCAGTTAACTGTCAACGAATTCCGTTTCTGGTCACTTTTCATACAGCGCTTTCAAGCATTGCGAAGATCCAGTACAGGCTTCATCTTCTTGTAGTTCAAGAATTTGCCGGGACGTCATTCAGACCCggcccggttgttcaaacgtttgatagcgctatccacgAGATGAAAATCTATCCAGTGGGTAACggaattggtttccctaatacctatccgctggatagtgatttatccggtggatagcactatccagcgtTTGAGCCTTTTGGGGTTTTTGGGATACGGGATTTGAAggtcgggattcgggattttaagcAAAATGGGGGCGAGATCCGGGACCAGATTGAAAGTATGCACGGGATGCCGAAAACAACCCTTGGGATTACGGGACTgaacaaaaatttgggtcgggatGACGAGATTGAAAAACCTGATTGCAGGGGACCCCCTATGGTGGTTTTCCGTAGACCTAAAAGTCTTAAGGACATGCTGGTGCACTCGGAgcttaagggcctgtttacatagaggcGGGGGAACCCAAGGTAGGCGAGGTATAGGTTACCCGCtaaggtggggtgacccgcctgtccatataatcccACATATGGTCaccctagcctgaatttcatccgattacttcgagtcgttattactccctcagtagttgagaggagaaaacgactcgaagcaatcggataaATTTCAGGCTaatggtcaccccacctatcatgtaaacgtaaTCAAATTAAAaggagagattatatggacggGCGGGTTACCcccctaagcaggttacctcacctccctggggtcccccacctccgtgTAAACAGGTCCTTTGAGGTCTTTAGACAGCAGGGTTACGTGAGGTGTGGGTATTGAGCTGAGATGTAGGGTAGGTGATTTCCTTGTGTTGCAGGCTCAGATTTTACAGGAATAATTTTgtaattaactttttaaaaacatattgtTATTTTGATCATGTGGTGTATGTTGTGTCATGTTTACCGGATGGCTTTTGcaccggcacgaaaaccataccggacaGGGCTACAGTTCACAcctaagaacggtgatttcggtgcGACTTTTGTAATGGAGCGATGCTACGTCGCAGTCAGGCGCAGTAGAGTCAAAACACTTAAACATACATTTTTGTAATCtatgaattaagttcggcacggcaaTAGCACAAAGTTTGAGACCGAGCCGTGCCACTGCCGTGTAGCACAGCAGACCCTGTCGAATTTAATTGCTGTGTCGAAATAAATTCAAGTTGCTGAACTGAATGATTTCAAACGTCGCGCCACTGCCGTGCAAAATTCTATCAATTCAACCTCGTTACCAGGGActggacgggtaggagagaaccttGGGAACGAATTTGCtttgaattgagttcggcacggcagtagcacgacgtttgaaacaggccttaacCGTCCCTGCACGATCACAGATTTTTCTAAACTTCAAGTTTATTTCACGGCATAGTCAACAAAATCAACAGCTACGCAGGCTTCGATGTTGTGTAATAAGTTTCAAGGGGGGACAATTTTGACTCTGTTCTCGAGggggaaaatgtcttttggcgagagaaacttccagaaactagCATTAGCTCCATTACCGAACATGAGAAGCTAAAACATTTCAACACTTCATCATCATCCAGTTATTGAGTTTCAGTTATTGAGCCGCTCTCAAGGCTCATCGATGAGAGACAAAAGCAATTTGATATTGTGCCAAATTGCttcttcttaaaaaaaaaaaaaagaaagaaagaaagataatAAGAGTGCATTTTAATGACTGATTGCCGCTTTATTGAAGATCCAAACAAAGTGCGATGAAGATAAGCAGTTGTGGACTCATAAATTGAGTTAGCCTGAGCATCAGGCCTTCCTGAGGGGCGAGGGGAGAGGAGATgtgagaggggggagggggggagggggaggagggaaGGTTTCTCTCCTTACGCTCCCCCCCTTTTTCGCCTCTCTCCTTCCCCTTTTGCCCCAGAAACGCCTAATACTCAGGCTAAAATTGAGTAGGTCGATGGCTTTGTAGTTTGTAGACAAAATGGAACCTACTTAAAATGACTCGTTGTTCCCGTGGCTAATCTTTAATTCAGGTTTgtagtgaaaaaaagacaaatgagTGATTTAAGCTCTTGCAAATCTCCCCGAGGGTCTCTACCCAACAATGTTGAGATGCGTTGCTCCTGTAGTCAGCAAACCTTTATTCTTTCAATCTCCTTCAATCACATACCTTCCATAGAAAAAAGTATTCCTTTCTTTTATACAAttgcaaaaacaatgttttttccTGCTTCTTTTCGAGATACTGTCCGGTACCAGGGAGGGGTGCCGTTTGGATTTGAAGTGACCGGGATCAGTGAtggaatgggggcaaaaatatCCCCAGGGCTTCAATCAAAGCCAAATAATATTTCCCcaaccctccccctcccccccccccccccaacacacacacacacgcaaagagaaacaaacaaacagacaaaaagaaaaaaaaaatcacttttttattgaaaaaacacTCACACAAAAAATACTTGGTTACGTTTCCACCCCCAAAAATCAAGGAATCAGAAAACCTCAAacaccgccccctcccccccccaaaaaaatccttctatCATCCCCCTCATTTGGAATCCGGACCTCCCCCGGGTTACAAGGAGTATCCTCAGATGATTTGCTTCTTTCATCAAAATTAAGGCGACATCTGTAGTGGTGCTATTTTGGCATAtttcaatgatatattgtttcTAACCTTTGCCATTTTTAATTAACTGCCCCCCACGGCACGGCAAAGCAATATAACTGATACTATCTAGAATATTCCCTTCGTAGAATCCATCAGTCGTCGTCGAAACAAGGTTACTGGAGACTGAAAGACGAACGAGTAAAAAATGAACGTCTTTCCCTTGGTGTTGCAGGTGTTGGCATTGGCTTTAGTTACTCCGACTGCAGTTGAATGTAGGCGGGGTGTATTCAGAGGTGCGTATTAAATACTGACTAATTCTCTCGTTATTGTTATAATCATAAGATAAAAAATGGCTGTACCGCTCAAATGAATCAACGAATCCCCTGATCTTCGATGTAAGAAATAACTTTGTTAAAAGCTTTGGAGGTTTTCCGTGGAATGTTCTTTCCGAGGTTGTTCGAATCGGGCCTGTCGGCCGTGTCGAGGACTACAGTCCAGTTTATTTCCCTCGATGCACACAAACCCTGTCTTcgaaacagtttttaaaagcattcgTTTACCTCATGCCAGATTATTATCCCTGTAGCCTgcttagcaagcgtttccgtgcggtttaggagcaaagattgaggaacgagagtcaaagaccgagCAAAAAATTGCGCGAGTAAAAGAgcagggagggggtggggaagaattcaagaaaggaagaaaaaaagtgttttccgGGTTTCTCAGTCTAAAACCAGAATTTACCTAGCAGTGGGTATGCTTTAGCTTATATACACTGAGTACTTGACACTGAACTCACACTGGCTTGATTGTGTGCTGTGtcctatgaaaaatctgaggtCAAAATATACTTTTCTAAAAGGCACGTATGGTCTCGAACTTTCGAGGAGTCCATTGGGATTATTTTCCGAGGGACGAGTATCAAAAGGGACAATTTCTTCGCAGTAACAGAAAATTTAGAGGGGGAAGTGCTTTGCGCTTGAAGAAAAGAAGGGTCTTTTACCCGAAGGACTTATCTGTGCCTGTTTGCTAGCGGTACACCAGCCGGCAGTTTTGCATTCCAAATTGTTATGGTGTTTGCTGTTTCAAGCTGAAATATACGTAAACACACGAGCCTATTTCTCACACCAAATCCTTTTCTACACgtgatttttgttgttgaaatacacaaaactgaaaacagaaGCCTAACAAGTAAAGAAATTTCTGATGCGCTTTAAGAGACATATGACTTTTGGTGCTAAAATTCACGAACATGACACCGTGCACAGAAAAGTGTTGTTTCTGATTACCTAGTAGAAATTCTTGTCCATTTGCCAGTTGTTGAAATGTAGATAGAGGCGCGCTGGTCTTGCTAACTACTTGTGTTGTCCTAACATTCTTACGGTCTATCACgaaaaacgaacaaaaatgATAAGCGAACTAAAAAAAGTGTCACCGAAAAAACAATACCGATTACTGTTCCGCCTTTGTACAAAATTCTGTGATCCTGCAATGTTTATAACCACCCTTCTGAAAGAGCCTGAGCAATCTGGAAAAAGTCGAATCGCAgaaaaaaagacttttcaaACACGCACTTTCAAcagttgttttaaaagacaAGTCGACTGACTCAGACTTGTCCCACTTTCCTTTTTGTTCGCATTAACGTTTCTTGATGTCGTCCTTGTAAATTTATTCTTGTGTTTTTCAACTTGCGCTTCTCAATTCACTTTGCATGCCATTTTCCCCTTGGCACTGAACAAAGGTCTAAAAGCTCCAGTCGGAGATTTTAcccgttttatttttttattacacaGCCGCAGGCCAGGAACTTCTTAGTCAAAGAAAAACACTGATCGCACTTCAAAAGTATCAAATATTATCTCAGCACCTTAAGTGGAGACAGATTCACATGACAGAATTCTCAAGTGTAATTCCCTTAAATCACCTTGCTGTTTCGCTAGTCGCCAGGGTTCAAAGTCCGTAGTATTgcagtttttttaaatgataCCGTTCTTAAAAATTGAACTGAAACAAGTGAAACAAGTGAGATATCAATGCAAAAAAGTCTCGTAAAAATCCTAAATATCCCGCCAGATACGTCGTTATGATGATTGCAAAATTTCAGGTTTGTGTCGACCAGGTTTACGATAGTACTTCAATAACAGCCTAATAATACCtaataataccatcaactgacgtgacacaactcactttgactctgaagatggtACAAGATGACTaacgcacaggttgtcgaaacgtcagtcactgtcaacaacagttcCGGTTGATCATTCTCAATCTACTTGAGACTCTATCGTGTAATCAAAATACCAGACTCCCTTGTGTAAACATGGGATATTAAGGTGCCTAAACTTTTATAAGTATCTGGTGAGGAGGAGACATACTCTGTATACTTGAGAACAATCTCTTTAATTTAATCTCACAGGCCTTCGAAAAGCCGTTGGAGACTGTCCATACCAGAGACCAGCGGTGAATTGCCAACAGGGTTTGTTCTTATCAGAGCACGAGGAAGAATGTTTTGAAGACGAAGATTGCGAGACTTCTTTGAAGTGCTGCTCGAGAGGCTGTGATATGAAGTGCGTTGCTCCTGTCAATTATTCAGAATGTAAGTTATTTCAATCATGAACAGCTGTGGAACAGAAAGAGTAAAAAATTTCTTGAGTACGGCCCTTTCGCCGGTCCTGCTTGAGAAGACAGCCGACATTTAGCGACGCCCCCACtggttcccccccccccccccccaaaaaaaaaaaaatgacgcctgagaaacgagtgcagaaattccgtactgatgacgcgtcatgcactacccagatttgggtaaTGCTTCTAATTGGTTGAAGCAATCAGCCACTTAAacgcactactcagatctgatCTCGTTTTCTGAGATCCGTCGAAATCGCTAAAGCTTTTTGGTTTTGCTCCCTTTTCAGTTTGAATCACTCCTTTGTGTGTGAACTCTTCGATCGTCTAATGCTTTATATATCCTTTAAACATCACTTTGGGTCGATTTTGAGGGGAAAGGGGATCGTCAAAACGCATTTCGTCATCCATAGGATTATATCACAAAGCGCCACTTACATGAGTGGACGAGGACCATAACCCTCTCCCTCCCAGAAGAGGCCAAAGTTCTATTTAGacaaaaatgaatttcatttttgtcaaaTGGAGAAAACTACGTACAGCACCATGTAAAACTACTGCCAAAGAGccaatatatgaaattcatatattcaacTTTATCTTCCGCTTCCCGGGCATATTACGAGTCTTATTAATAATGaccagctcccagttggcttgctaCTAGGCTCCATTAGTAAGAGCGCTGCACCAGTATCGCTAAAGGTCTGGGTTGGAATGGCAAAATGCCGGAAAACCTCAattttttcaagcttttttttcgcaactgcataagttgcgccTTAAATTGACATGACCTTCTTTGCTGAGTTTCTCATGAAAACGTTTGTCATGGTTTTAATTTCAGGGTGCAAAGTACCAGTTGATCTCGGCATCGTGTTTGAGCCCTACAAAACCGTTCTGGGAAACATAACGAGAGTTGTTCGTAAAATGTCAGTCTCAAAGAAGTCCACTCACATTGCGCTGAGGACAATTGAAAGGGAAAGCGAGTTGCTGCTCAAGTTTAATGGAAGACAAACGCCAAAGGAAGTTAAGAGAATCATCGAGAGCATTACACCAAAGCAGCCGAGTGGAAAGATTATTAGACCTCTTATTAGCGCCCTTGAGTTGGCCAAGGACATGTTTAATGAAACCAGTGGAGGAAGACCTGAAGCGATTAAGGTATTGCTGTAAATCTAAAGTCCTTAAACTTTTATTCATGGTAAAATTGCGAAAAAGGGTGTACATGAACGGTAAGGGGGGAAGTTGAAGCCAATAAGAAAAAACCAAGAGAATTTGTAAATAAGAGGAGACTTAATAGATGGTTATCAGGTACAACAACAGAGCTTGAAAACAGCGACCCTACAATTTCAAGGTAGTATCCAATTTTTACCATAGCCATTCTTGACCTTAGTTTCCCTGTGCTAATATGATTTATTGTAAACGAAATTTGGCAATTAGTGCTCGTTCGccataaaaaaaaggaaaaccgtTGTCTTTTATATGTTTCCAGGTGCTACCAACATCAGGCATCATTAACCCATCAGTTGTTATTGTTACTCAGTGATATTGAATTTTTTATCCCTTACTTGAGTCTTACTTGGTTAAAAAGACGCCCAAACGAGGTTTATACACTGTAGAATTTTGCCTCGTTTCTCTATTTTCAAAACTACTGTTAACTGCAATACCAGCTATTTGTCACTCTGTATACTTCAGGGAAAAATAGGTACACGCTAAGGTTGGCGCAGAGATTTCTCGTGGCATCGTTTGTGGTAGCCAACGACCAAAATTAATCATAATTATGCATGTCTGCCCAGACAGACGATCCCAGACGTCGTTACCCCGAAATAGAGGATTTAGTGGAGAATTGAGAGCTAGATTTTTTATGCAGTTTCGATAAAATGATTTGATTCGATACATTTAGTTGCTTTTAGCCTACGAAACCTGCTGATGCCACCACTgatttccccgcgaaatgacgtttAAGATGAGAAACGAAGGCAGAAATTCTGCCATACTGATAACGTGTCACTACCCACATCTGCGCAGTCGCGAtcgagtagtgcttctgattggttgaagctaaTTTCCCttgcggcacgaccaatcagaggcgctatccagatctgggtagtgacacgtcatgggaatggaatttctgcagtcgttaCTCAGACGTCATCTTGCGGGGAATCAGTGGTGGTGttgcaaaatgtcggctgttttctcagcctAGGTTGCTTTTTTGACCAACAGGTACTCCTGGTCTTCACGGACGGAATTTTGggagaagacgaagaagaacaTCGCTTGGAAGCCGCATCTCGTGCTTTAAAAGACTCTGGCATCCTAGTGCAGTCCATAAACATCCCAGAGATGGAAGATACGGTTAACTTAATGAACTTGGTTGAAATAGCTTCTAGTGATGTTTATGTGTGGAATGAAGTGGATAACGAGCTTCTGACTCAGCTAAAGAAACTGGAGAGAGAGCCTTGCAACTACTAGTAGACTAGTATCAGTGTTGTTTAAGGCTTATATTCACACTATACCGAATCGCTTTTTGTACCGACACGAAAATTGCGCTGAAATCACCGTAGTCATGTGTGAACTGAAGCCCTATACTATaactaatcataactataacaaattatcaaatctgattggttatcaactgtcctgacttcagccttaataggacagtacgcgtcatgcttaagtaattggacagtacgcgccatcacgcgcgcgcgtatgattacagaccgaattggactccagtcagtcctgttaccattacttctGGTTTACGTGCGGCTCAAAAGTTATCCGGTTCAGTGTGAACATAACTTAACGGACCGTACACGGGCAAAAACTCAGTTCAAACGTTTGACATAGTccttagagcgattttcgtatgaatTACGTTACGTTACatactttgataataatttgtcacgaacatcaaaacaagctgaaatatattttgtgAATTGTATATTGATGAAGTAATTAGAggagttcatcagttcattgatcaaaccgtttataggcaactgggtaatatttggaatcggACTCTTGacttaatagtaaaatttaCTGATTCCTAATCATAGAGTATGCAAgacattaaaaaagaaagtgaacttcgtcttctattaCGTTGGatccacaaaaagggcaatgccTGTTATCCTTTGTCGTTTGATTGTACCTGCctatttctatcattagtttgtgactgcttattcGTAGTTTTACTAATGCCCTTCTCTCAGCTGTTCCTCTTGCTAAGTCTAAGTAACTAGAGGTGGTATGATCGGTTTAaaaagatctataaaattcaattttttgagaATGTTGAATCGTgttctcttaacggacactcctctataagacagacacctagACGTTGGTGCCTGCCTTTCTgattactccctttatttgactacAATTTGATGATAAGATACTCTAAAACTAGAGCTTTTTATATGGCTACACTATAGTACgcgtttttattttaagttaccTGGTAACCAGTTATTGGTTTAAATTGATCGCAGTCTTAGGTCCAAAGAAACTGTGTATCACCAGATTCGTCGTTTGATTCGTTTAGGTTCGTGAACACGAACGCGAGTGCTCTCTTGCGCGCTCTATCTAATGTTGGAAATTACGATTAATAGCTCTATGAAAAGGCCATTCGATTCACGCTTTtattgtatatttctttgccatccctgcacaactacgacgtgaaaatggcCAAATTTTACGTTCACTTGAGAACGTGATAAATAACTCATCAACCTCGTCGGTTCGGTCgacattacagggaaatctcagaccaaAGCCGTGCTTTCGCATGTATAACTGTTAATAATTTCGTCATTTtcaagcgacgaccggaaatgcggcTGCGGTT
The sequence above is a segment of the Porites lutea chromosome 3, jaPorLute2.1, whole genome shotgun sequence genome. Coding sequences within it:
- the LOC140931260 gene encoding integrin alpha-2-like translates to MNVFPLVLQVLALALVTPTAVECRRGVFRGLRKAVGDCPYQRPAVNCQQGLFLSEHEEECFEDEDCETSLKCCSRGCDMKCVAPVNYSEWCKVPVDLGIVFEPYKTVLGNITRVVRKMSVSKKSTHIALRTIERESELLLKFNGRQTPKEVKRIIESITPKQPSGKIIRPLISALELAKDMFNETSGGRPEAIKVLLVFTDGILGEDEEEHRLEAASRALKDSGILVQSINIPEMEDTVNLMNLVEIASSDVYVWNEVDNELLTQLKKLEREPCNY